The Centroberyx gerrardi isolate f3 chromosome 12, fCenGer3.hap1.cur.20231027, whole genome shotgun sequence genome has a window encoding:
- the LOC139913602 gene encoding uncharacterized protein LOC139913602 isoform X1 has product MGSKLSFSRGSSDQNSVSELTSVTCHPHIPFHASTDCKQIAEEKICREEDSSHDLSPRCGEGQAMKDTELNQPTSESHSSSGHLQSDGLANSETVGEANWQQSKQIMSQVTMEGKSETTPLWTSTTDIPGQSVEVRRKRGRPPKRKKLLIEANDDQDPTGPDAVEQKECIDPVPCTATMAPLPECLANHNNDDVPNSVDGPLISDPPRNEMSDPHSVSDCKPEDGIPVLPKRKRGRPRKTAMTVSKEKIAVAGAVDAHADKDSGPARRLRSRGEQHPLTPDGKICSDVKVDLKQNQLTPTVHVPSQNKSNCQGIKRGRPKLADRQIPAKVSRLAVSQEASSMLSSDTGCGERVETDKQAKLNTDKQEADVDEKDRHLCPQSGVGPQQSTKLMEGALPRRRLRSKVAVGPTSQVIPSQSQHSLNLVSPRGSVEPKKEHSMNINGSEEFKSQGSVDSPPNTEPGSSDVRTSRRHGLPPKPVGIPSNVKAEDIEIELDQFNSISDSNSHTSLQYNANTTVKSECPNSRRNTFGYRRRKRRRRNVLLQREHLAVANQGHEGDTEAQKRTDCGDPDKEGNSNGSSTKRRGKTLLKCKDCGRTFKFLSQYIIHQRIHTGERPFKCPECGKGFTKNSNLNLHLKTHKKSNAYQKCPHCKIKFSCAEYSAHMKMHSHELNQGSEKATSERHSRGDDHDINEALHTVKRDGGKQVCQYCGKTFPFRSALIRHVRVHTGEKPYKCDICGKAFGQAYFLRVHELTHWSVKRYNCTLCGKSFTHYSNAKNHSCRFFKDSEEIQTKRRVKPSLSYTCHICKNTFFQLQEFNSHMKAHTGAKLYRCLLCDKLFGVISEFNAHRSHCHRARGEHDDPTSVIKDEETVAAIQYSVPQNTQRGSSGHKSFPPVTTMNCETPTKSSHTSFQSSQTHRKKRIINSKKPFQSTIIPSQNLSHLVSKLNKLDNRSDPRKYLCPSCGRLFRHMGRLRAHMLTHARGKSYTCGCCGKTLENWKKLWHHQRIHRQRRGRFTCPQCGQGFRFVEPYKRHMTEHPEFQWIQGKPKKVSLPYQCEQCSTSFKTLDLLFNHQLCHSSIQDVHRDTDYDLSLDDHSPHSNKRMFSPLINNHITMYHPEPQQNDFCPSSSLQMDNPLEGPLLKYPDPVPPEPPLIQVVPFAQHQSPDSCKTVQRPKSTHLYQDKETSHDRIGENVIGKQIATLKAAKRNVTRDAVKSNECEGSSEGIKCAVCGNTYSIISDLYQHYLQHARGQL; this is encoded by the exons ATGGGGAGTAAATTGTCCTTCAGCAGAGGAAGCAGTGACCAAAATTCAGTCTCTGAATTAACTTCTGTGACATGCCATCCTCACATTCCCTTTCATGCCTCTACGGACTGCAAACAG ATAGCTGAAGAAAAGATatgcagagaggaagacagcagTCATGACCTCAGCCCTAGATGTGGAGAGGGTCAAGCAATGAAGGACACTGAATTGAATCAACCCACATCTGAATCACACTCATCATCGGGGCATCTGCAATCTGATGGCCTTGCTAATTCTGAAACAGTAGGTGAAGCTAATTGGCAACAGAGTAAGCAGATAATGTCACAGGTAACAATGGAAGGAAAATCTGAAACTACACCTCTGTGGACTTCTACAACAGACATTCCTGGGCAATCTGTGGAGGTCCGTAGAAAACGTGGGCGCCCTCCTAAGAGAAAAAAGCTGCTGATTGAGGCTAACGATGACCAAGATCCTACAGGTCCGGATGCAGTTGAGCAGAAGGAGTGCATTGATCCAGTACCTTGTACAGCTACCATGGCTCCTTTGCCAGAATGCTTGGCAAACCACAACAATGACGATGTACCTAACAGTGTAGACGGTCCCTTAATCAGTGATCCACCTCGCAATGAGATGAGTgatcctcactctgtctctgatTGTAAACCAGAAGATGGTATCCCTGTGctgccaaaaagaaaaagaggaagaccGAGAAAAACAGCAATGACAGTTTCTAAAGAGAAAATTGCTGTCGCTGGTGCCGTTGATGCTCATGCTGATAAAGACAGTGGACCTGCAAGGAGACTGAGGAGTAGAGGGGAACAGCACCCCTTGACCCCAGATGGAAAGATATGTTCTGATGTCAAGGTAGACCTAAAGCAGAATCAATTGACTCCCACAGTGCATGTGCCAAGCCAGAATAAATCCAACTGTCAAGGTATTAAAAGAGGTAGGCCAAAGTTAGCTGATCGGCAGATTCCAGCTAAAGTGTCAAGACTTGCTGTTAGCCAGGAGGCCTCATCAATGCTGAGCAGTGACACaggctgtggagagagagtagagacagATAAGCAGGCCAAACTGAACACTGACAAACAGGAGGCCGATGTTGATGAAAAGGACAGACACCTTTGCCCCCAGTCTGGAGTAGGACCACAGCAGAGTACAAAATTGATGGAGGGAGCATTGCCACGAAGGAGATTACGTTCTAAGGTGGCAGTCGGGCCTACTTCCCAAGTTATTCCTTCACAAAGTCAGCACAGTTTAAACTTGGTAAGCCCTAGAGGAAGTGTTGAGCCCAAAAAGGAGCATTCAATGAACATAAATGGCAGTGAGGAATTCAAGTCACAGGGCAGCGTTGACTCTCCACCGAATACAGAGCCCGGTAGCTCTGATGTCAGAACCTCTCGTAGACATGGACTACCACCTAAACCTGTTGGGATCCCCTCTAATGTTAAGGCTGAGGATATAGAAATAGAGCTAGATCAGTTTAATTCCATCTCAGATTCGAATAGTCATACATCTTTACAATATAATGCCAATACTACAGTAAAGTCTGAGTGTCCAAACAGTCGGCGAAACACTTTTGGGTACAGGAGAcgcaagagaagaagaagaaatgtgtTGTTACAGAGAGAGCACCTTGCAGTGGCAAACCAGGGCCATGAAGGCGACACTGAAGCTCAAAAAAGAACAGACTGTGGTGACCCTGATAAGGAGGGTAACTCAAATGGTAGCTCCACTAAACGAAGGGGAAAAACTCTGTTGAAATGTAAGGACTGTGGTCGTACATTTAAATTTTTGTCTCAATACATAATCCATCAACGCATTCATACAGGAGAAAGACCCTTCAAATGCCCTGAATGTGGCAAAGGTTTTACAAAAAATTCTAACTTAAATCTTCATCTCAAGACACATAAAAAGAGCAACGCATATCAAAAATGTCCACATTGCAAGATCAAATTCTCTTGCGCCGAGTATTCTGCTCATATGAAGATGCACTCGCATGAGCTGAACCAAGGCTCTGAGAAGGCTACGTCTGAAAGACATAGCAGAGGTGATGACCATGACATCAATGAAGCTCTTCATACAGTAAAGAGAGATGGTGGTAAACAAGTGTGCCAATATTGTGGGAAAACATTCCCCTTTCGGTCTGCACTTATAAGGCACGTGCGCGTACACACTGGGGAGAAGCCATACAAATGTGATATATGTGGGAAAGCCTTTGGTCAGGCCTATTTCCTTCGTGTTCATGAGTTGACCCACTGGTCTGTGAAGCGTTATAACTGCACACTCTGTGGAAAATCATTCACTCATTATAGTAATGCAAAAAACCATTCGTGCAGATTTTTTAAGGACAGTGAAGAAATTCAAACTAAGAGACGAGTTAAGCCCTCACTATCTTATACATGCCACATCTGCAAGAATACTTTTTTCCAGCTGCAAGAGTTCAACAGCCACATGAAAGCCCACACTGGTGCAAAGCTTTACCGCTGTTTATTGTGTGACAAGCTTTTTGGTGTGATATCAGAATTCAATGCACATCGCAGTCACTGCCACCGAGCCAGAGGAGAACATGATGATCCCACTTCTGTGATCAAGGATGAAGAGACAGTTGCAGCAATACAGTACTCAGTGCCACAAAATACGCAAAGAGGTTCATCAGGACACAAGTCATTTCCCCCTGTCACAACCATGAATTGTGAAACACCTACAAAGAGCAGTCACACGTCTTTTCAATCTTCACAGACCCACCGCAAGAAACGCATTATTAACTCAAAGAAACCTTTCCAGTCAACCATTATACCATCTCAGAATCTCTCACACCTTGTGTCAAAGTTAAACAAGCTAGATAACAGATCCGACCCCAGGAAATATCTATGCCCAAGCTGTGGACGGCTATTCCGACACATGGGACGACTCCGAGCCCACATGCTCACTCATGCCCGTGGTAAAAGTTACACCTGTGGCTGTTGCGGCAAGACCCTTGAAAACTGGAAAAAACTGTGGCATCACCAGAGAATCCATAGACAGAGACGCGGCCGTTTCACTTGTCCTCAGTGTGGTCAAGGTTTTCGTTTTGTGGAGCCCTACAAAAGGCACATGACTGAGCACCCAGAGTTCCAGTGGATTCAGGGAAAGCCCAAGAAAGTGTCCCTGCCTTATCAATGTGAGCAGTGCAGCACCAGCTTTAAGACACTAGATTTGCTGTTCAATCACCAGCTTTGCCATTCCTCAATACAAGATGTACACAGGGACACTGATTACGATTTATCACTAGATGATCATAGTCCGCACTCGAACAAGAGAATGTTCAGCCCTCTCATAAACAACCACATAACAATGTACCATCCTGAACCTCAGCAAAACGACTTCTGCCCTTCTTCATCTCTCCAAATGGACAACCCCCTGGAGGGCCCCTTATTGAAATATCCAGACCCAGTTCCTCCAGAGCCACCACTGATACAGGTGGTTCCCTTTGCCCAACATCAGAGTCCTGACTCATGTAAAACTGTCCAGCGGCCCAAGAGCACACATTTGTACCAAGATAAAGAAACCAGTCATGACAGAATAGGAGAAAATGTAATTGGAAAACAGATTGCAACTTTAAAAGCTGCGAAAAGGAATGTGACCCGAGATGCTGTCAAATCAAATGAGTGTGAAGGGTCTTCTGAGGGCATAAAGTGTGCTGTGTGCGGTAACACTTATTCCATCATTTCAGACCTTTATCAGCACTATTTGCAGCACGCTAGAGGACAGTTGTAA
- the LOC139913602 gene encoding uncharacterized protein LOC139913602 isoform X2 — protein MKDTELNQPTSESHSSSGHLQSDGLANSETVGEANWQQSKQIMSQVTMEGKSETTPLWTSTTDIPGQSVEVRRKRGRPPKRKKLLIEANDDQDPTGPDAVEQKECIDPVPCTATMAPLPECLANHNNDDVPNSVDGPLISDPPRNEMSDPHSVSDCKPEDGIPVLPKRKRGRPRKTAMTVSKEKIAVAGAVDAHADKDSGPARRLRSRGEQHPLTPDGKICSDVKVDLKQNQLTPTVHVPSQNKSNCQGIKRGRPKLADRQIPAKVSRLAVSQEASSMLSSDTGCGERVETDKQAKLNTDKQEADVDEKDRHLCPQSGVGPQQSTKLMEGALPRRRLRSKVAVGPTSQVIPSQSQHSLNLVSPRGSVEPKKEHSMNINGSEEFKSQGSVDSPPNTEPGSSDVRTSRRHGLPPKPVGIPSNVKAEDIEIELDQFNSISDSNSHTSLQYNANTTVKSECPNSRRNTFGYRRRKRRRRNVLLQREHLAVANQGHEGDTEAQKRTDCGDPDKEGNSNGSSTKRRGKTLLKCKDCGRTFKFLSQYIIHQRIHTGERPFKCPECGKGFTKNSNLNLHLKTHKKSNAYQKCPHCKIKFSCAEYSAHMKMHSHELNQGSEKATSERHSRGDDHDINEALHTVKRDGGKQVCQYCGKTFPFRSALIRHVRVHTGEKPYKCDICGKAFGQAYFLRVHELTHWSVKRYNCTLCGKSFTHYSNAKNHSCRFFKDSEEIQTKRRVKPSLSYTCHICKNTFFQLQEFNSHMKAHTGAKLYRCLLCDKLFGVISEFNAHRSHCHRARGEHDDPTSVIKDEETVAAIQYSVPQNTQRGSSGHKSFPPVTTMNCETPTKSSHTSFQSSQTHRKKRIINSKKPFQSTIIPSQNLSHLVSKLNKLDNRSDPRKYLCPSCGRLFRHMGRLRAHMLTHARGKSYTCGCCGKTLENWKKLWHHQRIHRQRRGRFTCPQCGQGFRFVEPYKRHMTEHPEFQWIQGKPKKVSLPYQCEQCSTSFKTLDLLFNHQLCHSSIQDVHRDTDYDLSLDDHSPHSNKRMFSPLINNHITMYHPEPQQNDFCPSSSLQMDNPLEGPLLKYPDPVPPEPPLIQVVPFAQHQSPDSCKTVQRPKSTHLYQDKETSHDRIGENVIGKQIATLKAAKRNVTRDAVKSNECEGSSEGIKCAVCGNTYSIISDLYQHYLQHARGQL, from the coding sequence ATGAAGGACACTGAATTGAATCAACCCACATCTGAATCACACTCATCATCGGGGCATCTGCAATCTGATGGCCTTGCTAATTCTGAAACAGTAGGTGAAGCTAATTGGCAACAGAGTAAGCAGATAATGTCACAGGTAACAATGGAAGGAAAATCTGAAACTACACCTCTGTGGACTTCTACAACAGACATTCCTGGGCAATCTGTGGAGGTCCGTAGAAAACGTGGGCGCCCTCCTAAGAGAAAAAAGCTGCTGATTGAGGCTAACGATGACCAAGATCCTACAGGTCCGGATGCAGTTGAGCAGAAGGAGTGCATTGATCCAGTACCTTGTACAGCTACCATGGCTCCTTTGCCAGAATGCTTGGCAAACCACAACAATGACGATGTACCTAACAGTGTAGACGGTCCCTTAATCAGTGATCCACCTCGCAATGAGATGAGTgatcctcactctgtctctgatTGTAAACCAGAAGATGGTATCCCTGTGctgccaaaaagaaaaagaggaagaccGAGAAAAACAGCAATGACAGTTTCTAAAGAGAAAATTGCTGTCGCTGGTGCCGTTGATGCTCATGCTGATAAAGACAGTGGACCTGCAAGGAGACTGAGGAGTAGAGGGGAACAGCACCCCTTGACCCCAGATGGAAAGATATGTTCTGATGTCAAGGTAGACCTAAAGCAGAATCAATTGACTCCCACAGTGCATGTGCCAAGCCAGAATAAATCCAACTGTCAAGGTATTAAAAGAGGTAGGCCAAAGTTAGCTGATCGGCAGATTCCAGCTAAAGTGTCAAGACTTGCTGTTAGCCAGGAGGCCTCATCAATGCTGAGCAGTGACACaggctgtggagagagagtagagacagATAAGCAGGCCAAACTGAACACTGACAAACAGGAGGCCGATGTTGATGAAAAGGACAGACACCTTTGCCCCCAGTCTGGAGTAGGACCACAGCAGAGTACAAAATTGATGGAGGGAGCATTGCCACGAAGGAGATTACGTTCTAAGGTGGCAGTCGGGCCTACTTCCCAAGTTATTCCTTCACAAAGTCAGCACAGTTTAAACTTGGTAAGCCCTAGAGGAAGTGTTGAGCCCAAAAAGGAGCATTCAATGAACATAAATGGCAGTGAGGAATTCAAGTCACAGGGCAGCGTTGACTCTCCACCGAATACAGAGCCCGGTAGCTCTGATGTCAGAACCTCTCGTAGACATGGACTACCACCTAAACCTGTTGGGATCCCCTCTAATGTTAAGGCTGAGGATATAGAAATAGAGCTAGATCAGTTTAATTCCATCTCAGATTCGAATAGTCATACATCTTTACAATATAATGCCAATACTACAGTAAAGTCTGAGTGTCCAAACAGTCGGCGAAACACTTTTGGGTACAGGAGAcgcaagagaagaagaagaaatgtgtTGTTACAGAGAGAGCACCTTGCAGTGGCAAACCAGGGCCATGAAGGCGACACTGAAGCTCAAAAAAGAACAGACTGTGGTGACCCTGATAAGGAGGGTAACTCAAATGGTAGCTCCACTAAACGAAGGGGAAAAACTCTGTTGAAATGTAAGGACTGTGGTCGTACATTTAAATTTTTGTCTCAATACATAATCCATCAACGCATTCATACAGGAGAAAGACCCTTCAAATGCCCTGAATGTGGCAAAGGTTTTACAAAAAATTCTAACTTAAATCTTCATCTCAAGACACATAAAAAGAGCAACGCATATCAAAAATGTCCACATTGCAAGATCAAATTCTCTTGCGCCGAGTATTCTGCTCATATGAAGATGCACTCGCATGAGCTGAACCAAGGCTCTGAGAAGGCTACGTCTGAAAGACATAGCAGAGGTGATGACCATGACATCAATGAAGCTCTTCATACAGTAAAGAGAGATGGTGGTAAACAAGTGTGCCAATATTGTGGGAAAACATTCCCCTTTCGGTCTGCACTTATAAGGCACGTGCGCGTACACACTGGGGAGAAGCCATACAAATGTGATATATGTGGGAAAGCCTTTGGTCAGGCCTATTTCCTTCGTGTTCATGAGTTGACCCACTGGTCTGTGAAGCGTTATAACTGCACACTCTGTGGAAAATCATTCACTCATTATAGTAATGCAAAAAACCATTCGTGCAGATTTTTTAAGGACAGTGAAGAAATTCAAACTAAGAGACGAGTTAAGCCCTCACTATCTTATACATGCCACATCTGCAAGAATACTTTTTTCCAGCTGCAAGAGTTCAACAGCCACATGAAAGCCCACACTGGTGCAAAGCTTTACCGCTGTTTATTGTGTGACAAGCTTTTTGGTGTGATATCAGAATTCAATGCACATCGCAGTCACTGCCACCGAGCCAGAGGAGAACATGATGATCCCACTTCTGTGATCAAGGATGAAGAGACAGTTGCAGCAATACAGTACTCAGTGCCACAAAATACGCAAAGAGGTTCATCAGGACACAAGTCATTTCCCCCTGTCACAACCATGAATTGTGAAACACCTACAAAGAGCAGTCACACGTCTTTTCAATCTTCACAGACCCACCGCAAGAAACGCATTATTAACTCAAAGAAACCTTTCCAGTCAACCATTATACCATCTCAGAATCTCTCACACCTTGTGTCAAAGTTAAACAAGCTAGATAACAGATCCGACCCCAGGAAATATCTATGCCCAAGCTGTGGACGGCTATTCCGACACATGGGACGACTCCGAGCCCACATGCTCACTCATGCCCGTGGTAAAAGTTACACCTGTGGCTGTTGCGGCAAGACCCTTGAAAACTGGAAAAAACTGTGGCATCACCAGAGAATCCATAGACAGAGACGCGGCCGTTTCACTTGTCCTCAGTGTGGTCAAGGTTTTCGTTTTGTGGAGCCCTACAAAAGGCACATGACTGAGCACCCAGAGTTCCAGTGGATTCAGGGAAAGCCCAAGAAAGTGTCCCTGCCTTATCAATGTGAGCAGTGCAGCACCAGCTTTAAGACACTAGATTTGCTGTTCAATCACCAGCTTTGCCATTCCTCAATACAAGATGTACACAGGGACACTGATTACGATTTATCACTAGATGATCATAGTCCGCACTCGAACAAGAGAATGTTCAGCCCTCTCATAAACAACCACATAACAATGTACCATCCTGAACCTCAGCAAAACGACTTCTGCCCTTCTTCATCTCTCCAAATGGACAACCCCCTGGAGGGCCCCTTATTGAAATATCCAGACCCAGTTCCTCCAGAGCCACCACTGATACAGGTGGTTCCCTTTGCCCAACATCAGAGTCCTGACTCATGTAAAACTGTCCAGCGGCCCAAGAGCACACATTTGTACCAAGATAAAGAAACCAGTCATGACAGAATAGGAGAAAATGTAATTGGAAAACAGATTGCAACTTTAAAAGCTGCGAAAAGGAATGTGACCCGAGATGCTGTCAAATCAAATGAGTGTGAAGGGTCTTCTGAGGGCATAAAGTGTGCTGTGTGCGGTAACACTTATTCCATCATTTCAGACCTTTATCAGCACTATTTGCAGCACGCTAGAGGACAGTTGTAA
- the LOC139913607 gene encoding trypsin-3 — MKAFILLALFTVAFAAPIEDEDDKIVGGYECRKNSVAYQVSLSSGYHFCGGSLISSTWVVSAAHCYKSRIQVRLGEHNIAVNEGTEQFINSAKVIKHPRYSSRNLDNDIMLIKLSKPATLNSYVRTVSLPSSCASSGTRCLISGWGNTSSSGSNYPDRLRCLDAPILSDSSCRSSYPGQITSNMFCAGFLEGGKDSCQGDSGGPVVCNGQLQGVVSWGYGCAQRNKPGVYAKVCNYNSWIKSTMSSN; from the exons ATGAAGGCTTTCATTCTTCTGGCTCTGTTCACAGTGGCAT ttgCTGCCCCCATTGAGGATGAGGACGACAAGATTGTGGGAGGATACGAGTGCAGAAAGAACTCTGTTGCCTACCAGGTCTCTCTGAGCTCTGGCTACCACTTCTGTGGAGGCTCCCTGATCTCCAGCACCTGGGTGGTGTCTGCCGCTCACTGCTACAAATC CCGCATCCAGGTGCGTCTCGGTGAGCACAACATCGCTGTCAATGAGGGCACTGAGCAGTTCATTAACTCCGCCAAGGTCATCAAGCACCCCCGCTACAGCAGCCGCAACCTGGACAACGACATCATGCTGATCAAGCTGAGCAAGCCCGCCACCCTGAACAGCTACGTCCGCACCGTGTCCCTGCCCTCCAGCTGTGCCAGCTCAGGCACTCGCTGTCTGATCTCCGGATGGGGAAACACCAGCAGCTCTGGCA GCAACTACCCTGATCGCCTGAGGTGCCTGGATGCCCCCATCCTGAGCGACAGCAGCTGCAGGAGCTCCTACCCCGGACAGATCACCTCCAACATGTTCTGCGCTGGATTCCTTGAGGGAGGAAAGGACTCTTGCCAG GGTGACTCCGGCGGCCCCGTGGTGTGCAACGGTCAGCTGCAGGGTGTGGTGTCCTGGGGTTACGGCTGTGCCCAGAGGAACAAGCCTGGTGTCTATGCCAAGGTCTGCAACTACAACTCCTGGATCAAGAGCACCATGTCCTCCAACTAA